In Priestia megaterium NBRC 15308 = ATCC 14581, the following proteins share a genomic window:
- a CDS encoding YqeG family HAD IIIA-type phosphatase: MKLFLPNEHVKNVFQIKPDDLKERGIKGIITDLDNTLVEWDRPDATPELIEWFQLMKDSGIKITIVSNNVEKRVKLFSDPVGLPFVYKARKPMRKAFRRALRDMELQKDEVVVIGDQLLTDVLGGNRLGVYTVLVVPVAQTDGFVTKFNRKMERRILGWMKRKGMINWED; the protein is encoded by the coding sequence TTGAAACTTTTTTTACCAAATGAACATGTGAAAAACGTGTTTCAAATTAAGCCAGACGATTTGAAAGAGCGCGGAATAAAAGGAATTATTACCGACTTAGATAACACGTTGGTGGAATGGGATCGCCCTGATGCCACTCCGGAATTAATTGAGTGGTTTCAGTTAATGAAAGATAGTGGAATTAAAATTACGATTGTATCGAATAATGTGGAGAAACGAGTCAAGCTGTTTTCAGATCCAGTTGGACTTCCATTTGTATATAAAGCACGCAAACCGATGCGTAAAGCATTTAGAAGAGCTCTTCGTGATATGGAGTTGCAAAAAGATGAGGTTGTAGTTATTGGTGACCAGCTTTTAACGGATGTATTAGGAGGAAATCGTCTCGGCGTATATACGGTTTTGGTTGTACCAGTTGCGCAAACAGATGGATTTGTAACGAAATTTAACCGTAAAATGGAACGAAGAATTCTAGGTTGGATGAAACGAAAAGGTATGATTAACTGGGAGGATTAA
- a CDS encoding sporulation histidine kinase inhibitor Sda has product MRKLSDELLIESYSKATELQLSPDFIKLIEEEIERRSLKISIQIPS; this is encoded by the coding sequence ATGAGAAAATTATCAGATGAGCTGCTTATTGAATCATACAGCAAAGCAACCGAACTGCAGTTAAGCCCTGATTTTATAAAATTAATTGAAGAGGAAATTGAAAGAAGATCATTAAAGATTAGCATACAAATTCCTTCTTAA
- a CDS encoding phosphatidylserine decarboxylase: protein MLQHLYRTFIELTNHQGSSKLIRKFTFSKWSRFVIPSYTKVFKVNKEEMDKPLHHYQTLHELFIRRLNPSARPVDQQKDSVVSPVDAKIEAYGVITPQKEMIVKNKPYSIQEMVSNDLILEKYIEGQFIILYLSPKDYHRIHSPLKAQVGNTWTVGQKSYPVNSLGIKYGKEPLVKNFRKLTELTFENGHMLMVKVGAMFINSIEAVSKKEVVEKGEEMAYFTFGSTVILLFEKNSITFDSNVHSGSYVKYGEPIAHLKK from the coding sequence TTGTTGCAGCACCTGTATCGAACATTTATTGAGCTTACGAATCATCAAGGATCATCGAAGCTCATTCGAAAATTCACTTTCTCTAAATGGAGTCGGTTTGTTATACCCTCCTATACAAAAGTTTTTAAAGTAAATAAAGAAGAAATGGACAAGCCTCTGCATCACTATCAAACCTTACACGAGCTATTTATTCGCCGTTTGAATCCTTCTGCCCGTCCGGTCGATCAGCAGAAAGACAGCGTTGTCAGTCCTGTAGATGCAAAGATAGAAGCATATGGAGTCATTACGCCTCAAAAAGAAATGATTGTAAAAAACAAACCTTATTCTATACAGGAAATGGTTTCAAATGATCTCATTCTTGAAAAATATATAGAAGGACAGTTTATTATTCTCTATCTTAGTCCGAAAGACTATCATCGCATTCACAGTCCTCTTAAAGCCCAAGTGGGGAATACGTGGACTGTTGGACAAAAGTCTTATCCAGTAAATTCATTAGGAATCAAGTACGGGAAAGAACCGCTGGTGAAAAATTTCCGGAAGCTCACGGAGTTAACATTTGAAAATGGTCACATGCTGATGGTAAAAGTAGGAGCCATGTTTATCAACAGCATTGAAGCGGTTTCTAAAAAAGAAGTAGTCGAAAAAGGGGAAGAAATGGCTTACTTCACGTTTGGTTCGACTGTCATTTTATTATTTGAGAAGAACTCAATCACTTTTGATTCTAACGTTCACTCAGGTTCTTATGTAAAGTATGGAGAACCAATTGCTCATTTGAAAAAATAG
- the pssA gene encoding CDP-diacylglycerol--serine O-phosphatidyltransferase translates to MFLLEYLDHTIKKLRSQAANSLTIVNLSLGSFAILFVMKNELNLSLLLIFLAALADRFDGMVARKLQIESELGKQLDSMCDIISFGIAPALLLYQSILSHFGAAGSIVTICYIACGALRLARFNITENTGYFTGLPITAAGCLLTLSYLGVPYLPSHFYMFLIIVLACLMISTFKLKKV, encoded by the coding sequence TTGTTTTTATTAGAGTATCTAGATCATACAATTAAAAAGCTGAGATCCCAAGCAGCAAACTCCTTAACGATTGTTAATTTAAGTTTAGGAAGCTTTGCTATTTTATTTGTCATGAAAAATGAATTGAACTTAAGTTTATTACTAATTTTTTTAGCAGCGTTAGCAGACCGATTCGACGGCATGGTAGCCAGAAAGCTGCAAATTGAATCTGAACTTGGAAAACAACTGGACTCCATGTGCGATATTATATCATTTGGCATCGCTCCAGCTCTACTACTTTATCAAAGTATTTTGTCTCACTTTGGTGCTGCAGGTTCAATTGTTACCATCTGTTACATTGCTTGCGGAGCACTTCGTCTTGCCCGCTTTAACATCACAGAAAATACTGGGTATTTTACAGGGCTCCCTATTACCGCAGCAGGTTGTTTATTAACTCTTAGCTACTTGGGCGTCCCTTATTTGCCTTCACACTTTTATATGTTTTTAATTATCGTACTCGCTTGCTTGATGATTAGTACTTTCAAGCTAAAAAAAGTGTAG
- the sigK gene encoding RNA polymerase sporulation sigma factor SigK, with amino-acid sequence MSALFTALGYFFKELVFLVSYVKNNAFPQPLSAAEEKRYLSLMEQGDQEARNLLIEHNLRLVAHIVKKFENTGEDAEDLISIGTIGLIKAIESYSQGKGTKLATYAARCIENEILMHLRALKKTKKDVSLHDPIGQDKEGNEISLIDVLKSESDDVIDMIQLNMELEKIKEYIDILDDREKEVIVGRFGLDLQDEKTQREIAKELNISRSYVSRIEKRALMKMFHEFYRAEKEKKKSGKKEN; translated from the coding sequence ATGTCTGCATTATTTACCGCACTAGGCTATTTCTTTAAAGAATTGGTTTTCCTTGTTTCCTACGTAAAAAACAATGCCTTTCCTCAACCCTTGTCTGCTGCTGAAGAAAAGAGATATTTATCTTTAATGGAACAAGGAGATCAAGAAGCGCGAAACCTTCTTATCGAACACAATCTCCGGCTCGTTGCGCATATTGTTAAAAAGTTTGAAAACACGGGAGAGGATGCAGAAGATTTAATTTCAATTGGGACAATCGGTTTAATTAAAGCAATCGAAAGTTATTCGCAGGGAAAAGGAACAAAATTAGCTACTTATGCCGCACGATGTATTGAAAATGAAATATTGATGCACTTGCGAGCGCTCAAAAAAACAAAAAAAGATGTGTCTCTGCATGATCCAATTGGCCAGGATAAAGAAGGAAATGAAATCAGTTTGATTGATGTATTAAAATCAGAATCAGACGATGTAATTGATATGATTCAACTAAATATGGAATTAGAAAAAATAAAAGAATACATCGATATTCTCGATGATCGGGAAAAGGAAGTAATTGTTGGTCGCTTCGGTTTGGATCTGCAGGATGAAAAAACCCAGCGAGAAATTGCAAAAGAATTAAATATTTCAAGAAGTTATGTTTCGCGAATTGAAAAGCGAGCGCTCATGAAAATGTTTCACGAATTTTACAGAGCCGAAAAAGAGAAAAAAAAGAGCGGAAAGAAGGAGAATTAA
- a CDS encoding YrzI family small protein translates to MTLNIFFLTITIKSRQYSEAEIKHEQYVRQLEEEIKDRKYEFYRHF, encoded by the coding sequence ATGACACTGAACATTTTCTTTTTAACTATTACCATAAAGTCTCGTCAATACTCTGAGGCAGAAATTAAGCATGAACAGTATGTAAGACAATTAGAAGAAGAAATAAAAGACCGCAAGTATGAGTTTTACCGTCATTTCTAA
- a CDS encoding YrhC family protein, translating into MKAQRIKAKIEDYSRFIYVLLAVSTFLYIGVMIGQGEKSDMQLGIMEAIVILFAALAFYFSYQTKKLKKELMKEKE; encoded by the coding sequence ATGAAAGCTCAACGCATCAAAGCAAAAATTGAAGATTACAGCCGCTTTATTTACGTCCTTCTAGCCGTAAGTACATTCTTGTACATTGGTGTTATGATTGGCCAAGGTGAAAAAAGTGATATGCAGCTTGGAATAATGGAAGCCATCGTTATTCTTTTTGCCGCCCTTGCCTTTTATTTTAGTTATCAAACTAAAAAACTGAAAAAAGAACTAATGAAAGAAAAAGAATAA
- a CDS encoding bifunctional cystathionine gamma-lyase/homocysteine desulfhydrase, with protein MKRKTQLIHGGIVGDEQTGAVSVPIYQVSTYKQEGAGKHTGYEYSRTGNPTRHALEELIKEIEGGYAGFAFGSGMAATTAVFMLFNSGDHVLITDDVYGGTYRVITKVLSRIGIEATFIDTSDIENIKKEIRPNTKAIYIETPTNPLLKITDLQQASSVAKQHHLLTIVDNTFSTPYWQNPIEKGADIVLHSATKYLGGHSDVVAGLAVVNSPKLAEDLHFIQNATGGILGPQDSWLLMRGIKTLGIRMEEHEFNTGKIVEFLLAHPAVTKVYYPGLNTHPNHLIAKKQARGFGGMVSFDVGSEEKAEQVLSKVKYFTLAESLGAIESLISIPSKMTHASIPSDRRKELGITDGLIRISVGLEDVEDLIEDLEEALK; from the coding sequence ATGAAACGTAAAACACAATTAATTCATGGTGGAATTGTTGGCGATGAACAGACGGGTGCTGTCTCTGTTCCTATTTATCAAGTGAGCACTTATAAACAAGAGGGAGCTGGAAAACATACGGGATACGAATATTCGAGAACCGGTAACCCTACACGACACGCCTTAGAAGAACTTATCAAAGAAATTGAAGGAGGATATGCTGGGTTTGCGTTTGGATCTGGTATGGCAGCTACTACTGCTGTATTCATGCTGTTTAACAGCGGAGATCATGTGCTAATTACAGATGACGTATACGGAGGAACGTACCGAGTGATTACAAAAGTGCTGAGCCGTATTGGCATTGAAGCTACTTTTATTGATACAAGCGACATCGAAAATATTAAGAAAGAAATTCGCCCCAACACAAAAGCTATTTATATCGAGACTCCCACGAATCCTCTCCTAAAAATTACTGACTTGCAGCAGGCTTCTTCAGTAGCTAAACAGCATCACTTACTTACCATCGTTGATAACACATTCAGTACCCCGTATTGGCAAAACCCTATCGAAAAAGGTGCGGATATCGTTCTGCACAGTGCAACTAAGTATCTAGGCGGCCACAGTGACGTTGTAGCAGGGCTAGCCGTTGTGAATTCGCCTAAATTGGCAGAAGACCTCCATTTTATTCAAAATGCGACTGGAGGCATTTTAGGACCCCAAGATTCTTGGCTTTTGATGAGGGGGATTAAAACATTAGGAATACGAATGGAAGAACATGAATTCAACACTGGGAAAATAGTAGAATTTTTACTTGCTCATCCTGCTGTTACAAAAGTATATTATCCAGGATTAAACACCCACCCAAACCACCTCATTGCTAAAAAGCAAGCAAGAGGTTTTGGGGGAATGGTTTCTTTTGATGTGGGAAGCGAAGAGAAAGCGGAACAAGTACTGAGCAAAGTGAAGTATTTTACATTAGCAGAAAGTTTAGGAGCCATTGAAAGCCTTATTTCCATTCCTTCTAAAATGACTCATGCTTCTATACCGAGCGACCGACGTAAAGAGCTAGGAATTACAGATGGATTAATTCGTATTTCTGTAGGCCTTGAAGATGTAGAAGATTTAATTGAAGACTTAGAAGAGGCATTGAAATAA
- a CDS encoding PLP-dependent cysteine synthase family protein, with translation MKVAKNVHELIGNTPVIEITQFDLPREIRIFAKLEYVNPGGSVKDRLGKELLKEALSSGRLKRGGTVIEPTAGNTGIGLALAALQHEINVILCVPEKFSIEKQQLMKALGATVVQTPTEAGMKGAINKAQELLREIPGSYCPQQFANPANPMTYYKTLGPEIYEQLDGKIDVFVAGAGTGGTFMGTAKFLKEKNPSLKAVIVEPEGSILNGGKSGPHLTEGIGMEFIPDYMDRSYFNAIHTVEDVYAFQRVKELALKEGLLVGSSSGAAFEAALLEAKNAEKGAHIVTIFPDSSERYLSKNIYSGGR, from the coding sequence ATGAAGGTAGCCAAAAACGTTCATGAATTGATTGGAAACACACCTGTGATTGAGATTACACAATTTGATTTACCCAGAGAAATCAGGATATTTGCTAAACTGGAATATGTTAATCCAGGAGGAAGTGTAAAAGATCGTTTAGGAAAAGAACTGCTGAAAGAAGCTCTTAGCTCTGGAAGACTGAAGCGAGGCGGAACGGTGATTGAGCCTACTGCTGGAAATACGGGAATTGGGCTGGCTTTAGCTGCTCTTCAGCACGAAATAAACGTCATATTATGTGTTCCAGAAAAATTCAGTATTGAAAAACAGCAGCTTATGAAGGCTTTGGGGGCAACTGTGGTTCAAACACCTACTGAAGCTGGTATGAAAGGTGCTATAAACAAGGCTCAAGAGCTGCTGCGTGAAATACCTGGTTCTTATTGTCCTCAGCAGTTTGCTAATCCGGCTAATCCTATGACTTATTACAAAACCTTAGGGCCAGAAATATATGAACAGCTTGATGGAAAAATCGACGTGTTTGTAGCTGGAGCAGGTACAGGTGGAACATTTATGGGTACAGCAAAATTTTTGAAAGAAAAAAATCCTTCTCTAAAAGCAGTCATTGTTGAGCCAGAAGGTTCGATTTTAAACGGTGGGAAATCCGGCCCTCACTTAACTGAAGGAATTGGAATGGAGTTCATCCCTGATTATATGGATCGGTCTTATTTTAATGCTATTCATACTGTTGAAGATGTTTATGCTTTTCAAAGAGTGAAAGAGCTGGCTTTAAAAGAAGGGTTACTAGTAGGGAGCTCTTCAGGAGCAGCCTTCGAAGCAGCCCTGCTCGAAGCAAAAAATGCAGAAAAAGGCGCTCATATTGTCACTATTTTTCCCGATAGCAGCGAACGGTACTTAAGTAAAAATATTTACAGTGGAGGAAGATAA
- the mtnN gene encoding 5'-methylthioadenosine/S-adenosylhomocysteine nucleosidase, with product MKVAIIGAMEEEVTILRDKIENRQETVIAGCEYSTGTISGVEVVLLKSGIGKVNAALSTAILLEKFKPDYVINTGSAGGFHPELNVGDAVISTEVRHHDVDVTVFNYEYGQVPNLPAAFKADEKLVRLAEESALEVTDMKIVKGLIATGDSFMNDPVRVEFVRSKFPDLYAAEMEAAAVAQVCYQFDVPFVILRALSDIAGKESNVSFEQFLEKAAVNSTKLVLNFITKLK from the coding sequence ATGAAAGTAGCAATCATTGGAGCAATGGAAGAAGAAGTGACGATTTTACGCGATAAAATTGAAAATCGTCAAGAAACAGTAATCGCAGGATGTGAATACTCGACAGGAACAATCAGCGGTGTGGAGGTTGTATTATTAAAATCAGGTATTGGAAAAGTAAATGCGGCGTTATCTACAGCCATCTTACTAGAAAAGTTCAAACCTGATTACGTTATTAATACAGGATCAGCAGGCGGCTTCCATCCGGAGTTAAACGTAGGAGATGCGGTTATTTCAACAGAAGTTCGTCATCATGATGTAGATGTAACGGTATTCAACTATGAATACGGTCAAGTACCAAACTTGCCTGCAGCTTTTAAAGCAGATGAAAAACTAGTTCGTCTTGCTGAAGAAAGCGCTCTTGAAGTAACGGATATGAAAATTGTAAAAGGACTAATTGCTACAGGGGATTCGTTCATGAACGATCCTGTGCGCGTAGAGTTTGTCCGCTCTAAGTTTCCAGACCTGTATGCAGCTGAAATGGAAGCGGCGGCCGTTGCTCAAGTATGCTATCAATTTGACGTACCGTTTGTTATTCTTCGTGCTCTTTCTGACATCGCCGGCAAAGAATCAAATGTTTCTTTTGAGCAATTTTTAGAAAAAGCAGCTGTTAATTCAACGAAATTAGTATTGAATTTTATTACAAAATTAAAATAA
- a CDS encoding class I SAM-dependent methyltransferase, protein MGLEFLDIFEKWANEYDASVSGKDEQYREVFRNYNEILEYVADRSIGHVIEFGTGTGNLTKKLLEKELTVVGIEPSVPMRQLAHQKLGADVLVTPGDFLQFDTSLFPAESLVSTYAFHHLTDKEKEEAVINYGKLLQTGGKIVFADTMFETADSFADTIVQAKRKGYTQLAEDLEREYYTTIPVLKQIFESNGFHITFTQFNHFVWVLEATKQ, encoded by the coding sequence ATGGGTCTAGAGTTTTTAGATATCTTTGAAAAGTGGGCGAATGAGTATGATGCATCGGTAAGCGGGAAAGATGAACAGTATAGAGAAGTGTTTCGCAATTATAATGAAATCTTAGAGTATGTAGCAGACCGTTCAATAGGGCATGTGATAGAATTTGGAACAGGGACTGGAAACTTAACAAAAAAACTGTTAGAAAAAGAACTGACTGTAGTAGGAATTGAACCTTCAGTACCAATGAGACAATTGGCACACCAGAAATTAGGGGCAGATGTTTTAGTCACACCAGGAGACTTTTTACAATTTGATACATCATTGTTTCCAGCAGAGAGCTTAGTTAGTACGTATGCTTTTCATCATTTAACAGATAAAGAAAAAGAAGAAGCTGTGATAAACTATGGAAAGTTACTTCAAACCGGTGGTAAAATAGTGTTTGCTGATACAATGTTTGAAACAGCGGATTCATTTGCTGATACCATTGTTCAGGCAAAACGAAAAGGGTATACGCAACTAGCAGAAGATCTAGAGAGGGAATACTATACAACCATTCCCGTCTTAAAGCAAATCTTTGAAAGCAATGGTTTTCACATAACCTTTACACAATTTAATCACTTTGTGTGGGTATTGGAGGCAACGAAACAATAG
- a CDS encoding DUF2536 family protein, which translates to MNFEFEMIEDKIEFFEAPDVKMLEKQIAEKIDQNKAILLEVHSVSHQMSVDYEQGKKLYSAVVHFKLKKQR; encoded by the coding sequence ATGAATTTTGAATTTGAAATGATTGAAGATAAAATAGAATTTTTTGAAGCGCCTGATGTTAAAATGCTTGAGAAACAAATTGCGGAAAAAATTGATCAAAATAAAGCGATTTTGCTTGAGGTGCATAGCGTATCTCATCAAATGTCTGTGGACTATGAACAAGGTAAAAAACTGTACTCTGCGGTTGTTCATTTCAAATTAAAAAAGCAGCGCTAG
- a CDS encoding YrrS family protein, giving the protein MNNNRSSRHENKEKKVNRLYNLLIAVVAVLIVFVGGTMILGNKDKSDNQAETTQNNPQTNDQKTDKTAKKDDDSSKDDQATDDQSSEDDQSSEDDQSSEDDQATDEESNDSDSQAEVEKNPEPGVAERKVDPSWDSVGTSQDAPAATYKKGSTDWNEMLKAVGEGSGISPSNMTVWRLGNNGGVGKAVATVSPKGNSSTKYRVQIEWVDGEGWKPAVVDKLQ; this is encoded by the coding sequence ATGAATAACAATCGTTCTTCAAGACACGAAAACAAAGAAAAAAAAGTAAACCGATTATATAATCTGTTAATTGCTGTCGTAGCAGTTTTAATTGTATTTGTCGGTGGTACGATGATTCTTGGAAATAAGGATAAATCGGATAACCAAGCGGAAACAACTCAAAACAATCCGCAAACAAATGACCAAAAAACGGACAAGACGGCTAAAAAAGACGATGATTCTTCGAAAGATGATCAAGCAACGGACGATCAAAGTTCTGAAGACGATCAAAGTTCTGAAGATGACCAAAGCTCTGAAGATGATCAAGCAACAGATGAAGAATCAAATGACTCAGATTCACAGGCTGAAGTAGAGAAAAATCCAGAGCCTGGCGTGGCAGAACGCAAGGTAGATCCTTCATGGGATTCAGTAGGTACGTCACAAGATGCACCTGCAGCAACTTATAAAAAAGGATCAACGGATTGGAACGAAATGCTAAAAGCTGTAGGCGAAGGGTCAGGCATTAGCCCAAGCAATATGACCGTATGGCGTTTAGGGAATAACGGTGGCGTAGGTAAAGCCGTAGCTACGGTTAGTCCTAAAGGCAACTCATCAACAAAATATCGCGTTCAAATTGAATGGGTAGATGGAGAAGGCTGGAAGCCCGCAGTAGTGGATAAGCTTCAATAA
- a CDS encoding peptidoglycan D,D-transpeptidase FtsI family protein — protein MKIIHKRIYITLIFILLLISGLGARLVQLQLVSTESFTDKKINLIEGSVKQRTQEMVVDDGRGKFEDKNGQSLTSITHNRLVLFPFLEKMKWPVQQVSEIVGMQPKELTNRLANAKTPVVITKELSHAQVEKINALKVPGVFGIPLKDERPVPLAEHLIGLEAQSRQIIEEKYSDKLKNGAIKSTTPVGISGMQRAFDEFLLPEQESKLLYHVDRLGGPMFGIDVKYTGTANPYYPVSVRTTLDLSAQELVENTLNHYKLKDGGAVLIDIKNNKVIAMASRPSINKKDPFKKQNGSDSVENRLLTPQTPGSIFKTVTAAAALEQNKIQPSFTYNCDKSIYGNNVEEDHQKGQLTFEESFAQSCNATFAQLAKEMIISNPNTLEQYADKLGLIQPVGWTGDVFHFEHFKQFLGEKSGRVWTNEREKKVPNAVAQTAIGQLDVKVTPLAVANMMATIARGGEKKQVKAVDALEYKNNTSLYTFKEHKLKGDSINKATAASMQQLLKGVVQSEKGTGRRFQTLPYEVAGKSGTAEINVKDDIVNKWFAGYFPADDPKYAMVVVDLNTKSAISPTNSVFYDIVKGMYDLNTR, from the coding sequence ATGAAAATAATTCACAAGCGAATTTATATTACTCTTATTTTTATTTTATTATTAATTAGTGGACTGGGAGCACGGCTTGTTCAACTTCAGCTTGTCAGCACAGAATCTTTTACTGACAAAAAGATTAACTTAATTGAAGGAAGCGTAAAACAGCGTACGCAGGAAATGGTGGTAGATGACGGGCGAGGGAAATTTGAAGATAAAAATGGACAGTCTTTAACATCTATCACGCATAATCGCTTAGTCCTGTTTCCGTTTTTAGAAAAAATGAAGTGGCCTGTTCAGCAAGTAAGTGAAATCGTGGGAATGCAACCAAAGGAACTAACGAACAGACTAGCGAATGCTAAAACACCGGTTGTTATTACAAAAGAATTATCCCATGCACAAGTCGAAAAAATAAATGCATTAAAGGTACCTGGCGTATTTGGAATTCCTCTAAAAGATGAGCGTCCAGTTCCTCTTGCTGAACATTTAATCGGACTAGAGGCACAAAGCAGACAAATAATTGAAGAGAAGTATAGTGACAAATTGAAAAATGGAGCAATTAAATCAACTACGCCTGTAGGTATCTCAGGGATGCAGAGGGCTTTTGACGAGTTTTTGCTGCCGGAACAGGAGTCTAAGCTCCTTTATCATGTTGATCGCCTAGGTGGGCCTATGTTTGGCATCGATGTAAAATACACAGGCACAGCTAACCCTTATTATCCAGTCAGTGTGCGTACGACGCTTGATTTGTCTGCTCAGGAGCTAGTGGAGAATACATTAAATCATTATAAGTTAAAAGACGGAGGAGCCGTCTTAATTGATATAAAAAACAATAAAGTAATTGCGATGGCCAGCAGGCCTTCGATTAATAAGAAAGATCCATTTAAAAAGCAAAATGGTTCAGACAGCGTAGAAAATCGTTTGCTGACGCCACAAACTCCTGGATCTATATTTAAAACCGTAACAGCAGCTGCAGCGCTTGAACAAAATAAAATTCAGCCTTCTTTTACCTATAACTGCGATAAAAGTATTTATGGCAATAATGTAGAAGAAGATCATCAAAAAGGGCAGCTGACGTTTGAAGAAAGCTTCGCGCAAAGTTGTAATGCAACGTTTGCACAGCTAGCAAAAGAAATGATAATATCTAATCCGAATACCCTTGAACAATATGCCGATAAGTTAGGGCTTATTCAGCCTGTAGGATGGACGGGTGATGTGTTTCATTTTGAACATTTTAAGCAGTTTTTAGGAGAAAAATCGGGAAGAGTTTGGACAAATGAAAGAGAAAAAAAAGTACCAAATGCTGTAGCTCAAACGGCAATTGGACAGCTTGATGTAAAAGTGACTCCGCTTGCAGTAGCAAATATGATGGCGACAATTGCACGCGGAGGAGAAAAGAAACAGGTAAAAGCTGTAGATGCGCTAGAGTATAAAAACAACACGTCATTGTATACGTTTAAAGAGCATAAGCTAAAAGGAGATAGCATTAATAAAGCCACAGCTGCTTCTATGCAGCAGCTTTTAAAAGGTGTCGTACAGAGCGAAAAAGGAACAGGAAGAAGATTTCAAACCCTTCCTTATGAAGTGGCAGGAAAGTCAGGAACTGCTGAAATCAATGTGAAAGACGATATCGTCAATAAATGGTTTGCGGGTTACTTTCCTGCAGATGATCCAAAATATGCAATGGTAGTAGTGGATTTAAATACAAAAAGTGCGATATCTCCCACAAACAGCGTATTTTATGATATTGTTAAAGGGATGTATGACTTAAATACACGTTAA
- a CDS encoding isochorismatase family protein, with product MKMKDIDFAKTALVLIDLQKGIVPIGGDEIVEKSVQLVNRFREQNGFISFVRVDFQDGKDALTPETDQKPSAPQERPADWAEFDPRLNVQENDYIVTKRQWGAFFGTDLDLQLRRRGIDTIVLCGIATNIGVESTAREAFQYGYNQIFITDAMATFTKEEHEATLSYIFPKIGKLRTTQQFLTEN from the coding sequence ATGAAAATGAAAGATATCGATTTTGCTAAAACAGCGCTTGTTTTAATTGATTTACAAAAAGGGATTGTTCCAATTGGAGGAGACGAAATTGTGGAGAAATCTGTTCAGCTTGTGAATCGTTTCCGCGAACAAAATGGATTTATTAGTTTTGTACGAGTAGATTTTCAAGATGGAAAAGATGCGTTGACGCCAGAAACGGATCAAAAGCCATCTGCTCCTCAAGAAAGACCTGCAGACTGGGCGGAATTCGATCCAAGACTTAATGTTCAAGAGAATGATTATATTGTGACAAAACGTCAGTGGGGAGCCTTTTTTGGGACAGATTTAGACCTTCAGCTTCGCCGAAGAGGAATTGATACAATTGTCCTTTGCGGAATTGCAACAAATATTGGTGTGGAAAGCACAGCTCGTGAAGCATTTCAGTATGGGTATAACCAAATTTTTATCACGGATGCCATGGCGACATTTACAAAAGAAGAGCATGAAGCAACTCTTTCTTACATCTTTCCGAAAATAGGAAAGCTAAGAACAACTCAACAATTTTTAACAGAAAATTAA
- the greA gene encoding transcription elongation factor GreA, with protein MAQEKVFPMTEEGKLKLEQELEYLKTVKRKEVVERIKIARSFGDLSENSEYDSAKDEQAFVEGRITTLENMIRNAKIIEEDVENSSIVSLGKSVTFVELPDGDEETYTIVGSAEADPFEGKISNDSPIAKSLMGKQIGDQVTVQTPGGDMSVKIVSVK; from the coding sequence ATGGCACAAGAAAAAGTATTTCCAATGACAGAAGAAGGAAAGCTAAAGCTAGAGCAAGAGCTAGAATATTTAAAAACAGTAAAACGTAAAGAAGTTGTAGAGCGTATCAAAATCGCCCGCAGTTTTGGAGATTTATCGGAGAACTCTGAGTACGATTCTGCAAAAGACGAGCAGGCTTTCGTAGAAGGCCGTATTACAACGCTTGAAAATATGATTCGCAATGCGAAAATTATTGAAGAAGATGTAGAAAACTCTTCTATTGTATCATTAGGTAAATCTGTAACATTTGTAGAGTTGCCAGATGGTGATGAAGAAACGTATACAATTGTAGGTAGTGCAGAAGCAGATCCGTTTGAAGGGAAAATTTCAAATGATTCGCCAATTGCTAAAAGTCTAATGGGCAAACAAATTGGAGATCAAGTAACTGTTCAAACTCCTGGTGGAGATATGTCAGTGAAAATTGTATCTGTTAAGTAA